A genomic window from Tolypothrix sp. PCC 7910 includes:
- a CDS encoding ATP-binding cassette domain-containing protein, giving the protein MVQLPSQSQTVLSTNPYLELNNQGQVLYFELKKPQHILGRDPNVADLVVPQHWNVVSRFQAVLRQDGVDYCIYDGDGQQPSSNKLYVNHSLITPTEGYYLNHGVELQIAQNPNQLIQVRYFNPSHAHSVTTPTTYTIPLKQRSVLLGRDPQANLQLDTPTVSRRHATIDTDNQGRYILRDYSTNGVFVNGKQVTGSAVLTNGAKIRIGPYTLVVRDDNLEILDQGDRIRLEAHDLILETKGKRRLDDLTFAIEPGQFVALVGGSGAGKSTLMRTLLGIEKITQGAVQINGVDLQKNFNLYRTQIGYVPQDDIIHRELTVAEVLTYAAKLRLPPDINLESVVEQALAAIKMTHRRHALISDLSGGQRKRVSIGVELLADPKLFFLDEPTSGLDPGLDKQMMQLLKDLAHQGGRTIILVTHATANITECDRIVFLGLGGRLCYFGTPQDALQFFGVKDFADIYIKLEQELEVIKYALQFQQSSYYQKYIASQISFGNLQSTKSFAPTPKQVSFWQQWLLLTQRYWQLIVRDRVNLGLALFTAPIGISLIILALRDKTPFVEGNEADPTLASLALQVLFVFTCAALWVGLASSLQEIVKESAIYLRERLVNLGLLAYLASKVTILSALAILQTLLMMAVILLGFKSPNPEIISWSLGLGITTFLTLLASFSLGLLVSTTVRNSSQANSALPLLLLPQIIFSGVLFKTEGAINKFLSWLMVSRWSVGAYGALVNVNSLVPAPTQLPDGSTIPQPFKPSAVYNATWENLTENWGFLLLHTAVYLLLTLLLQKRKDIF; this is encoded by the coding sequence ATGGTACAGCTACCTTCACAAAGTCAGACTGTTCTCAGCACGAATCCTTATTTAGAGTTAAATAATCAAGGTCAGGTTTTATACTTTGAGCTAAAAAAGCCACAGCATATTTTAGGACGCGATCCCAATGTAGCTGATTTAGTTGTTCCCCAGCACTGGAATGTTGTGTCTCGGTTTCAAGCAGTATTACGACAAGATGGCGTTGACTACTGCATCTATGATGGTGATGGACAACAACCCAGTAGTAATAAGCTATATGTCAATCATTCTCTGATTACTCCCACAGAAGGCTATTACTTAAACCACGGTGTTGAACTGCAAATTGCCCAAAACCCAAATCAATTAATTCAGGTAAGATATTTCAATCCCAGCCACGCACATTCGGTTACTACACCAACAACTTATACAATTCCGCTAAAACAGCGTTCCGTTTTATTAGGACGCGATCCCCAAGCTAACTTGCAGTTAGATACGCCGACTGTTTCCCGTCGCCACGCCACGATAGACACAGATAATCAAGGCCGCTACATTCTACGGGATTACAGTACTAATGGAGTTTTCGTCAACGGTAAACAAGTCACTGGTTCTGCAGTATTGACAAATGGTGCGAAAATCCGCATCGGCCCTTATACCTTGGTAGTAAGGGATGATAATTTAGAAATTCTCGACCAAGGCGATCGCATTCGTCTAGAAGCACATGACTTAATTCTGGAAACTAAAGGTAAACGGCGACTTGATGATTTAACTTTTGCCATTGAACCAGGACAGTTTGTGGCTTTAGTTGGCGGTAGTGGTGCAGGGAAGTCAACTTTGATGCGGACATTGTTGGGAATTGAAAAAATTACTCAAGGTGCTGTCCAGATTAACGGCGTAGATTTGCAGAAAAACTTTAATTTGTACCGCACTCAAATTGGTTATGTCCCCCAAGATGATATTATTCACCGCGAATTGACCGTTGCAGAAGTGCTAACCTATGCAGCCAAGCTGCGTTTACCACCGGATATTAACCTGGAATCTGTGGTAGAACAGGCTTTAGCCGCAATTAAAATGACTCATCGCCGTCATGCTTTAATCAGTGATTTAAGTGGCGGACAACGCAAACGAGTTAGCATCGGCGTAGAATTGCTAGCCGATCCGAAATTATTCTTTCTCGATGAACCCACTTCCGGACTCGATCCCGGCTTAGATAAACAGATGATGCAGCTATTAAAAGACTTAGCGCATCAAGGTGGGAGAACAATTATTTTAGTGACTCATGCGACAGCCAACATTACCGAATGCGATCGCATAGTGTTTCTTGGTTTAGGTGGGAGACTCTGCTATTTTGGTACACCCCAAGATGCATTACAGTTTTTTGGTGTTAAGGACTTTGCAGATATTTATATCAAACTTGAACAAGAGTTAGAAGTGATTAAATATGCGCTGCAATTCCAGCAATCTAGCTATTATCAAAAATACATAGCTAGTCAAATCAGCTTTGGTAATCTCCAGTCAACCAAATCCTTTGCACCCACTCCCAAGCAAGTATCATTTTGGCAGCAGTGGCTGTTATTAACCCAACGTTACTGGCAATTAATTGTACGCGATCGCGTGAATTTGGGATTAGCACTTTTCACCGCACCCATCGGCATTAGCCTCATAATTTTAGCGCTGCGAGATAAAACCCCCTTTGTGGAAGGAAACGAAGCAGATCCCACCCTCGCATCATTAGCCTTACAAGTATTATTTGTCTTTACTTGTGCAGCTTTGTGGGTAGGACTTGCCAGTTCTTTGCAAGAAATAGTCAAAGAGTCAGCAATTTACTTAAGAGAACGCTTAGTTAATTTAGGATTATTAGCTTATCTTGCTTCCAAAGTCACAATTTTATCAGCTTTGGCAATTTTGCAAACTTTATTAATGATGGCAGTAATTCTTTTAGGTTTTAAATCTCCCAACCCCGAAATAATTTCTTGGTCATTAGGGTTAGGAATTACCACATTTCTCACCTTATTAGCGAGTTTTAGTTTAGGCTTACTTGTCTCGACAACTGTGAGAAATAGTAGTCAAGCAAATAGCGCTTTACCATTACTACTGCTACCACAAATTATTTTTTCTGGAGTTTTATTTAAAACCGAGGGTGCTATCAATAAATTCTTGTCTTGGCTGATGGTCAGCCGTTGGTCAGTGGGAGCTTATGGTGCTTTAGTTAATGTTAATAGCCTCGTACCAGCACCAACCCAATTACCTGATGGTAGTACAATTCCCCAACCCTTTAAACCCTCAGCAGTTTACAATGCCACTTGGGAAAATTTAACGGAAAATTGGGGATTTTTATTATTACATACAGCCGTTTATTTACTACTTACCTTGTTATTGCAAAAGCGGAAGGATATTTTTTAG
- the cas6 gene encoding type I-MYXAN CRISPR-associated protein Cas6/Cmx6 — protein MAALLIQSEEYVDLTFKLRGAPIPLDNGYVIYSALSRICPILHELDNIGIHPIAGIPTRNNLLELTAQSRLKVRIHHQQIPLIYPYLAGQTFHIGQNSYQLDIPDYKPLISSESVYSRLVIITGFQEPTNFIEAVQRKLDNKGIQGKIELLTRQDGTPQKRQLTINKQGKQFKVRGFGVRISELNPEDSLTLQEQGISGKRKMMCGIFVPATRSKEEEET, from the coding sequence ATGGCAGCCTTATTAATTCAAAGTGAGGAATATGTAGACTTAACATTTAAGCTGAGAGGCGCACCAATTCCTCTTGATAATGGTTATGTTATCTATAGCGCATTGTCCAGGATTTGTCCTATCCTTCACGAACTAGACAATATTGGGATTCATCCGATTGCTGGAATACCGACAAGGAACAATTTGCTTGAACTCACTGCTCAATCTCGCCTCAAAGTTCGGATTCATCATCAACAAATTCCTTTAATTTATCCTTATTTAGCGGGTCAAACTTTTCACATAGGTCAAAATTCTTATCAATTAGATATTCCAGACTACAAACCCTTAATTTCTTCAGAAAGTGTCTATTCCAGATTAGTGATAATTACAGGCTTTCAAGAACCTACTAACTTTATTGAAGCTGTGCAACGGAAATTGGATAATAAAGGAATACAAGGAAAAATCGAACTTCTTACCCGACAAGATGGAACACCTCAAAAAAGACAATTAACCATCAATAAACAAGGGAAACAGTTTAAAGTTAGAGGATTTGGCGTAAGAATTAGCGAACTCAACCCAGAAGATTCCTTAACCTTGCAAGAACAGGGAATTAGTGGGAAACGAAAAATGATGTGTGGAATCTTTGTCCCAGCAACTCGCAGCAAGGAAGAAGAGGAAACCTGA
- the cas8a1 gene encoding type I-MYXAN CRISPR-associated Cas8a1/Cmx1: MVATQPKISLSLDAADTTIMHRVGMAGLYMTLKRLEKQYPSSRQRGGHISWSLTADTIELFWQGSDFVALSWLIKESFQLDDTGLIHLTGLDNDAINLSQKIHIHEGICAVFLRLNKFYQAGEIVNTELTVEEKKVEYQYKSLTWYAHQAFAEKLCEADTQQLRHDYVQITSWLYLGGIVRHARTQNTTKLEEKPEYALALLFVPVVCHYCLLHIPSEDLKEKKPHRYLVVIPEIKDFEDASQRRWRLQQLETKQLHVSSLGEAGLLYYSLDDIQPEGDYYQACQVWLYEKMNQASRQRTLMSIEEIEIDKNTLITYQQVQKYFQPNYQKIEYKQIFIKVNPIRSLIADNLVTGIHWWSNFWEKLVIEDSKEYLFNQIFPNREGFIRMAENSEEDKHYLIFIKVFQQAMKGNFAKMYAKAEDGKDPPIKKKVERLRAELNYCYDELSFKEYLSDFLVRGGLNKYLNQNQAEILLLIKKLPWQELRIWALLAIASYKPKEKPISKDDSLTLNNQQLEEMNDESEEE, translated from the coding sequence ATGGTTGCTACCCAACCCAAAATTTCCCTATCTCTCGATGCTGCGGATACGACAATAATGCACCGCGTGGGAATGGCGGGACTTTACATGACTCTAAAGCGATTAGAAAAGCAATATCCCTCATCTCGTCAACGCGGAGGACATATATCATGGTCTTTGACTGCTGATACTATTGAATTATTCTGGCAAGGAAGTGATTTTGTCGCCCTATCTTGGTTAATTAAGGAGTCTTTTCAATTAGATGATACAGGTTTAATTCATTTAACAGGATTAGACAATGATGCAATAAATTTAAGTCAAAAAATCCATATTCATGAAGGAATATGTGCTGTTTTTCTGCGACTTAATAAGTTTTATCAAGCAGGAGAGATAGTTAACACTGAACTAACGGTTGAAGAAAAAAAAGTTGAGTATCAATACAAATCCCTAACTTGGTACGCACATCAAGCTTTTGCAGAGAAGTTATGCGAAGCAGATACCCAACAACTCAGACATGATTATGTTCAAATAACCAGTTGGTTGTATTTAGGGGGAATTGTCCGCCATGCTAGGACGCAGAACACTACGAAACTCGAAGAGAAACCTGAATACGCCTTAGCATTATTATTTGTACCAGTAGTTTGTCATTATTGCTTACTTCATATTCCATCAGAAGACTTGAAGGAAAAGAAACCCCATCGCTACCTGGTGGTGATTCCAGAAATCAAGGATTTTGAAGATGCTTCTCAAAGAAGATGGCGATTACAGCAATTAGAAACTAAACAGCTTCATGTTAGTAGCCTTGGTGAAGCAGGATTACTTTATTACAGCTTAGACGATATTCAGCCTGAAGGCGACTACTATCAAGCTTGTCAAGTTTGGTTATATGAAAAAATGAATCAAGCTTCTCGTCAAAGAACATTGATGAGTATAGAAGAAATTGAAATTGATAAAAATACTTTAATCACTTATCAACAGGTTCAAAAATATTTTCAACCCAATTATCAGAAGATTGAATATAAGCAAATTTTTATTAAAGTGAATCCGATTCGCTCCCTGATTGCTGATAATTTAGTGACAGGAATTCATTGGTGGTCTAATTTTTGGGAAAAATTGGTGATAGAGGATTCAAAAGAATATTTATTTAACCAAATATTTCCTAATCGGGAAGGATTCATAAGAATGGCAGAGAATAGTGAAGAAGACAAGCATTATCTGATTTTTATCAAGGTATTTCAGCAAGCTATGAAGGGCAATTTTGCTAAAATGTATGCCAAAGCAGAGGACGGAAAAGACCCTCCCATTAAGAAGAAAGTTGAACGATTAAGGGCAGAGCTAAACTATTGTTATGATGAATTGTCATTTAAGGAATATTTGTCCGATTTTTTAGTAAGAGGAGGGTTAAATAAGTATTTAAATCAAAATCAAGCAGAAATTTTATTACTAATTAAAAAACTACCTTGGCAAGAACTAAGAATTTGGGCATTGTTAGCGATCGCCAGTTATAAACCCAAAGAAAAACCCATTAGTAAGGATGATAGTTTAACCTTAAACAATCAACAGCTAGAAGAAATGAATGATGAGTCAGAAGAAGAATGA
- a CDS encoding IMS domain-containing protein — translation MTLTLLNNRYQVLRVLGSGGFGETFLAEDTQMPSSRRCVIKQLKPVANNPQVYQLIQQRFQQEAAILEELGDRSNQIPKLYAYFVENGQFYLVQEYIEGNTLTQIIKQQGLLSESAVRDILINILPVLEFVHSKRIVHRDIKPDNIILRFADSKPILIDFGAVKVSMGTIMTTSGNSSQSIVIGTPGFMPMEQSVGRPVFSSDLYSLALTAIYLLTGKLPSEFPTDHGTGDILWRNPAPNTSEDFAAVLNKAIQQSPRDRYLSARDMLAALQTPAAPTVPIIAPTIITTPTAPISPGYAEIPTVAASPAPQYQPPTPPPAYPNPPAPSQGLGTWQQGVIIGGVIGIVVVGGLWLVQGKLSNQPQPVVSVSPSSSPSISPQITQADTQVGNSATKTNTDTPVVKPTTKAVIPVQTNTPIPIPQTTENPADTTEVLTEAEAKNLINNWLQAKKVMFAPPYNPQPAEELTTGKQYEQVAGYDGSINSLKTDGHYYKYGLQQIDSVDDFFVEGKEAMIQVKVTEDRKLFDRNGNILPKETDFKTRTVRYEFELIDHRWKISATEIITK, via the coding sequence ATGACGTTAACATTATTGAATAATCGTTATCAAGTACTACGGGTGCTTGGTAGTGGAGGCTTTGGGGAAACTTTCTTGGCGGAAGATACTCAAATGCCCTCTAGCCGCCGTTGCGTAATTAAGCAGCTTAAACCTGTAGCGAATAATCCGCAGGTTTACCAATTAATTCAGCAACGATTTCAACAAGAAGCAGCCATCTTAGAAGAGTTAGGCGATCGCAGTAATCAAATTCCTAAGTTGTATGCTTATTTTGTTGAAAATGGGCAATTTTATCTAGTTCAGGAATATATTGAAGGTAATACTTTAACTCAAATCATTAAACAGCAAGGATTATTGAGTGAAAGTGCAGTTAGGGATATTTTAATTAATATCTTACCAGTGCTAGAGTTTGTTCATAGCAAGCGCATCGTCCATCGAGATATCAAACCAGATAATATCATTTTGCGGTTTGCAGATAGCAAACCAATTTTAATCGACTTCGGTGCAGTAAAGGTATCAATGGGAACAATTATGACTACTTCTGGTAATTCCAGTCAGTCAATTGTCATTGGTACACCAGGGTTTATGCCAATGGAACAATCGGTAGGCAGGCCAGTTTTTTCCAGTGATTTGTATAGTTTAGCACTGACAGCTATATATTTACTGACAGGTAAATTACCATCAGAATTTCCTACAGATCATGGTACAGGGGACATTCTATGGCGAAATCCTGCCCCTAATACCAGTGAAGATTTTGCGGCTGTGTTGAATAAAGCAATACAACAATCACCACGCGATCGCTATCTCAGCGCCAGAGATATGCTAGCTGCATTGCAGACTCCGGCTGCACCCACTGTACCGATTATTGCTCCCACCATCATCACCACACCTACTGCACCAATTTCTCCTGGCTATGCAGAAATACCAACAGTCGCCGCATCGCCAGCACCACAATATCAACCACCAACACCTCCCCCTGCATATCCCAATCCACCAGCACCTAGCCAAGGCTTAGGAACTTGGCAACAAGGTGTAATTATTGGTGGTGTAATTGGCATAGTTGTTGTTGGTGGTTTATGGTTAGTGCAAGGAAAATTATCTAATCAACCGCAGCCAGTAGTCAGTGTATCTCCTTCCAGTTCACCTTCTATTTCCCCGCAAATCACACAGGCAGATACACAAGTAGGTAATTCTGCAACTAAAACTAATACAGATACACCAGTTGTTAAACCTACTACTAAAGCAGTAATTCCTGTTCAGACAAACACTCCTATTCCTATTCCGCAAACAACAGAAAACCCTGCAGATACGACAGAAGTATTAACAGAAGCAGAAGCCAAAAATTTAATTAATAACTGGCTGCAAGCAAAAAAAGTCATGTTTGCACCTCCCTACAATCCGCAGCCGGCTGAGGAATTAACTACGGGGAAACAATATGAACAAGTTGCCGGATATGATGGCTCAATTAATTCTCTCAAAACAGACGGTCATTATTATAAATATGGCTTACAACAAATTGACAGCGTAGATGATTTCTTTGTAGAAGGAAAAGAAGCCATGATTCAAGTAAAAGTTACTGAAGACCGGAAACTTTTTGATAGAAATGGCAATATATTACCCAAAGAAACCGACTTTAAAACTAGAACAGTGCGCTATGAATTCGAGCTTATAGACCATCGCTGGAAAATATCTGCTACTGAGATTATTACCAAATAA
- a CDS encoding D-alanyl-D-alanine carboxypeptidase family protein → MRFFSKLPYLVRILIIATIVAFSIVICGTLMMRFSASNPAVQATTAPTTPSVVTTQPTSQPTSNLPALPTAALPTNSTPLTVARTSSVNQKINSNQLAYGHFPYTQADSNQMNLVGSYASGADQRFESLNIEAVQAFMKMTYAAREVGVWIIPVSGFRTIEQQQKLFQQQIKRRGSEKEAAKISAPPGYSEHHTGFALDLTDGKFPKQDITLEFEKTDAYRWLTSHAKEFGFELSFPRNNSQGVSFEPWHWRYVGSATASTVFANARSQR, encoded by the coding sequence ATGAGATTTTTTTCTAAGTTACCTTATCTGGTTCGCATCTTAATTATTGCCACAATTGTTGCCTTTAGTATAGTAATTTGTGGGACATTAATGATGCGATTTTCAGCATCAAATCCAGCAGTTCAAGCTACAACTGCACCCACTACACCGAGTGTAGTTACTACTCAACCAACATCACAACCCACATCAAATTTACCTGCACTACCAACAGCAGCTTTACCGACGAATTCTACTCCTCTAACAGTAGCTAGAACTAGTTCAGTTAATCAAAAAATTAACTCTAATCAGCTAGCTTATGGGCATTTTCCCTACACACAAGCCGATTCCAATCAAATGAATCTTGTTGGTAGTTATGCTAGTGGTGCAGATCAGCGCTTTGAATCTTTAAATATTGAAGCTGTACAAGCATTCATGAAAATGACTTATGCAGCTAGAGAAGTAGGTGTTTGGATTATTCCTGTTTCTGGTTTTCGCACTATAGAACAACAACAAAAATTATTTCAACAACAAATTAAGCGCCGGGGTTCTGAGAAAGAAGCTGCAAAAATTAGTGCACCACCGGGATACAGCGAACACCATACAGGTTTTGCTTTAGATTTAACAGATGGGAAATTTCCCAAACAAGATATTACTTTAGAATTTGAAAAAACTGATGCTTATCGTTGGTTGACTAGCCATGCTAAAGAATTTGGCTTTGAATTGTCTTTTCCTCGCAATAATTCTCAAGGTGTAAGTTTTGAACCTTGGCACTGGCGATATGTAGGTTCAGCAACTGCAAGTACCGTATTTGCTAATGCTAGGAGTCAGCGATAA
- a CDS encoding serine/threonine-protein kinase — protein sequence MQTLLNNRYQVIQTLGSGGFGETFLAEDTQMPSKRRCVIKQLKPIQNNPQIYQLVRERFQREAAILEDLGGATDQIPSLYAYFQSEGQFYVVQELIEGQTLTAKLQQQGLLSESSVREILVNLLPVLEYIHSKRIIHRDIKPDNIILRYRDNKPVLIDFGAVRETMGTVLNSQGNPTSSIVIGTPGYMPSEQAMGRPVFSSDLYSLGMTAIYLLTGKQPQELETDPRTGEIIWSHHALSVSPTFAGVIDKAIAYHPRDRFATAREMLQALQIGANNFPPTVPYVPPTVANTPAATHPHVPPTVANTPAPTQYTIPVSPGASHQPNTIPVSPAPSYQPGNPSNPSNGQRGVFIASLIAGGLIGGAIIIAFALNNNKQPQIVAEATPTESNTIRNQPEETATPTPSQTPSLQFSPTTPTTSDRPSPEAAIQNYYANINQGQFQTSWNLLTPSLQNNRKLHPNGYLSYIDWWGGRVQSVDVTQVSLVQANAETATVDASLRYYLKNGKVSPASVRFSLLWDAQNSRWVVSDAR from the coding sequence ATGCAAACCCTGCTTAACAATCGCTATCAAGTGATTCAAACTTTAGGAAGCGGTGGATTTGGTGAAACTTTCTTAGCAGAAGATACCCAAATGCCATCCAAGCGTCGCTGTGTGATTAAACAACTCAAACCAATTCAAAATAACCCCCAGATTTATCAATTGGTAAGAGAACGTTTCCAAAGAGAAGCTGCAATTTTAGAAGATTTGGGTGGTGCTACTGACCAAATTCCCTCCTTATATGCTTATTTTCAGTCAGAAGGGCAATTTTATGTAGTGCAAGAGTTGATTGAAGGACAAACTCTCACAGCCAAATTGCAACAGCAGGGATTATTAAGCGAAAGTTCAGTCAGAGAAATATTAGTAAATTTATTACCAGTATTAGAGTATATCCACTCCAAGCGCATCATTCACCGCGATATCAAGCCGGATAACATTATCTTGCGTTATCGAGACAACAAACCTGTACTCATTGATTTTGGTGCTGTACGGGAAACAATGGGAACAGTATTAAATTCCCAAGGGAATCCTACCAGCTCGATTGTGATTGGCACACCAGGATATATGCCTAGCGAACAAGCAATGGGTAGGCCAGTGTTTTCCAGTGATTTATATAGTTTAGGCATGACAGCAATTTACTTGTTGACTGGGAAACAACCGCAAGAATTAGAAACAGATCCGCGCACAGGGGAAATTATTTGGTCTCATCATGCTTTAAGTGTCAGTCCCACATTTGCAGGAGTGATAGATAAAGCGATCGCCTATCATCCCCGCGATCGCTTCGCCACAGCTAGAGAAATGCTCCAAGCCTTGCAAATTGGGGCAAATAACTTTCCACCAACTGTTCCTTATGTCCCACCAACAGTAGCTAACACACCAGCAGCAACTCACCCTCATGTCCCACCAACAGTAGCTAACACACCAGCACCTACTCAATATACAATCCCTGTAAGTCCTGGGGCATCTCATCAACCAAATACAATTCCTGTTAGTCCAGCGCCATCTTATCAACCTGGTAATCCCAGCAATCCCAGTAATGGACAAAGAGGAGTCTTTATTGCCAGTTTAATCGCAGGTGGTTTGATTGGCGGTGCCATAATTATTGCTTTTGCCCTTAATAACAACAAACAACCCCAAATCGTGGCCGAAGCCACACCCACGGAATCTAACACAATCCGCAATCAACCCGAAGAAACTGCAACACCAACCCCCAGTCAAACCCCATCTCTGCAATTTTCTCCCACAACACCAACAACAAGCGATCGCCCATCACCAGAAGCCGCGATCCAAAATTATTACGCCAATATTAATCAAGGACAGTTTCAAACTTCTTGGAACCTGCTAACTCCCAGCTTACAAAATAATCGCAAACTCCACCCTAATGGTTATCTTTCCTATATAGATTGGTGGGGAGGTAGAGTGCAAAGTGTAGATGTTACACAAGTGAGTTTAGTGCAAGCAAACGCCGAAACAGCAACCGTTGATGCAAGTTTGCGATATTACTTAAAAAACGGCAAAGTATCCCCAGCTTCCGTGCGTTTTTCTCTATTATGGGATGCTCAAAACAGCAGATGGGTTGTTAGTGATGCTAGGTAA
- a CDS encoding CRISPR-associated protein — protein MMSQKKNDNNIPNYYLYGTVLTRYGLASLNHDMRRGNKTTLQKGYWNGKIHSFVGSSAIRWALRFYLQKQGYLVNRVWDEDEHINRLTNEDFDPEQFYDDDIFGFALLESAEIEEETSTTKRKKKQTKTSTPHQRMGALAMNMAVSLTPYDGAVKLGAKSGREKDSTSLHFTEYHATRYQYYFGINATHLKDFSRILPVIDGIMNLPKVGGNSNIFNYPFCPDSLVLQWTNNFASYISYCFEYCDPQSKEAKFTQEFIDEVECGQIEPSQLWIGGTIVKDLQQLDNFDDSPFKKAHIYRNRNELIENLKTVITRNLGLEESK, from the coding sequence ATGATGAGTCAGAAGAAGAATGACAATAATATCCCCAATTATTATCTTTACGGAACAGTTCTCACTCGTTATGGGTTAGCGTCCTTAAATCATGACATGAGACGAGGAAATAAGACTACTCTGCAAAAAGGCTATTGGAATGGTAAAATTCATTCTTTTGTAGGTTCAAGTGCAATTCGTTGGGCGTTACGCTTTTATCTTCAAAAGCAAGGTTATTTAGTGAATCGAGTTTGGGATGAGGACGAACATATTAATCGATTAACAAATGAAGATTTTGACCCAGAACAATTTTATGATGATGATATTTTTGGGTTTGCTTTATTAGAGTCTGCGGAAATAGAGGAGGAGACTTCAACAACCAAGAGAAAAAAGAAACAAACAAAAACCAGCACTCCTCATCAGCGAATGGGTGCTTTAGCGATGAATATGGCTGTGTCGCTAACGCCTTATGATGGTGCAGTCAAGTTAGGGGCGAAAAGTGGCAGAGAAAAGGATAGCACATCGCTTCACTTTACAGAATATCATGCCACTCGGTATCAATATTATTTTGGAATTAATGCCACTCATCTCAAAGATTTCTCGCGGATTTTACCTGTGATAGATGGGATTATGAATCTTCCTAAGGTAGGAGGAAATAGTAATATTTTTAATTATCCTTTCTGTCCCGATAGTTTGGTATTGCAATGGACGAATAATTTTGCTTCATATATTTCCTATTGTTTTGAATATTGCGATCCTCAGAGTAAGGAAGCAAAATTTACACAAGAATTTATAGATGAAGTGGAATGCGGACAGATTGAACCTAGTCAATTGTGGATTGGGGGAACAATTGTTAAGGATTTACAGCAATTGGATAATTTTGATGATTCCCCTTTTAAGAAGGCGCATATTTATCGAAATCGAAATGAACTGATTGAAAATTTGAAAACAGTCATTACAAGAAATTTGGGGTTAGAAGAATCAAAATGA
- the cas5 gene encoding type I-MYXAN CRISPR-associated protein Cas5/Cmx5/DevS, producing MTAPLILYLDVPFATFRESHAREMGKTYPVPPPATVYGMLLSLVGETDVYRHCGVELAIAMLSIPKKSRILRQMRRFKNADFSHPENVIPCYQEILSNLKCLIWVRSEGEKIQPSLRERIQLALDHPELVRRFGCLFLGESDQLIKSIKLVSQDYLQGVRQWVIRDNRGWLTLPYWVDHVGSRNTRFLRYRIEEIPSSPPPDLAWTMIQSPI from the coding sequence ATGACTGCGCCATTAATTCTCTATTTGGATGTTCCTTTTGCGACTTTTCGGGAGTCCCATGCAAGGGAAATGGGAAAAACCTACCCTGTCCCACCTCCAGCAACAGTGTATGGGATGTTGTTGTCTTTGGTAGGGGAAACGGATGTCTATCGCCACTGTGGGGTAGAATTGGCGATCGCAATGTTATCTATCCCCAAAAAGTCGCGAATTTTGCGTCAAATGAGACGGTTTAAGAATGCTGATTTTAGCCATCCAGAGAATGTTATTCCTTGTTATCAAGAAATTTTGTCTAATCTCAAGTGTTTGATTTGGGTTCGTTCTGAGGGGGAGAAAATACAACCAAGTTTAAGGGAGAGGATACAGTTAGCACTTGACCATCCTGAACTAGTAAGGCGGTTTGGTTGTTTATTTTTGGGAGAAAGTGACCAGTTGATTAAATCAATCAAACTTGTCTCCCAAGATTATCTACAGGGGGTGAGACAGTGGGTAATTAGGGATAATCGAGGTTGGTTAACCTTACCCTATTGGGTTGACCATGTGGGGTCAAGAAATACGCGATTTTTAAGGTATCGAATTGAGGAAATTCCAAGTTCACCACCTCCTGATTTGGCGTGGACAATGATTCAATCCCCAATTTGA